GTCGGTTTTGGGTCCGTTTCACGCAATTTGTACGGGCAGAACCCAACGCTCGGGCCGGGCCCCGCAGCGCCCCCCTgcggccgccccgcccggccccgccctgccccgccccgccctgccccgccccgcTAGGCCCCGCCCCATctgccccgccctgccccgccccgcTAGGCCCCGCCCCATCTGCCCCGGTCCGGCCCCGCCCCTCAgcgcgcggccccgccgccatTTCGCTGCCCCGGAAGCGCTCGCGCatcttccttcccccccccccccccgcctcATCCCGTGTCCGGCGGAACATGGCGGCCGTGTCCGTGCTGCGCGCGCCCGCCGGCGGCTTCAGCTTCGACAACTGCGCTCGGTGAGGCCGGGGGAGCGGCACGGGGCcggggggagcggcgggggccgcggggccgggccgggccgggcggcggcgaGGGCAGCGTTCCGCCCGGCCTCACCGGCCCGCTGTGTTGCAGGAACTCGCTCCTGGAGGCCGAGCTCGCCCAGAAGGGGCTGCGGGTGCCCGCGCCGCGCAAGACCGGCACCACCATCGCCGGCGTCATCTTCAAGGTGAGGCGGGCGGCGGCGAAGCCGCGCCGGGCCCGCGGCGGAGGCTCCGCGCTGCTGAGTCAGCCCCGGtgtgcccggcccggcccggcccggcccggcccccgaGCTGCCCCCTGAGCGTCCCGAGGAGCGTCCCGCGGCCTCGGGAATAATTCTCCTTTCCTGCAGGATGGCGTCGTCCTCGGAGCGGACACGAGAGCGACTGAGGGTATGGTTGTTGCTGACAAGAACTGTTCGAAAATACACTTCATTTCCCCTAATATCTAGTAAGTGTTACAGTGCTTTGTTGGGTAGTAAATTGTTTACTGGGTACGTTATTGCGTATTGTTGGTATTGGGTACGTTGTTGCGTATTGTTGGGGCTTTTAGCGGTGTTCTTTACTAAGAGCAAATGCTAAGctctttcaaaattatattttattagcaGGGCTTGGGAGTTTGTGGCATTCCATTTACACATTTACTCTTTGTGCTAGAACTTAATTCCCTCAATTTTACaatttgaaaatttcaaatttgTTGCCTGAAGCGTGGCggtttctgtctccttttcctcaCTTGCTGATTGCGTTCCTCAGCTGCTGCGGTGCAGGTACAGCTGCAGACACTGAGATGACAACTCAGCTGATCTCCTCCAATCTGGAGCTGCACTCCCTGTCCACGGGCCGGCTCCCACGAGTGGTCACCGCCAATAGAATGCTCAAGCAGATGCTGTTCAGGTAACTGGgggggtttcttttttattacctGTGCTGGTAAAACCACCAAATAATGCTTAAGGAGTGTCCTGTCTCAGCCTGCTTGACCTGCATAACTTCAGGAAAGATTTCATAATTGCTCTTTGCTTCATGGGCTTGTTAACTGAGATGGAAGAGAAATGGAGTCGGTGGTGTTTTACAGAATTAGGCACCAATCACACAAGAACAGAGGGGTATTCATTTAATACATAATCACACCCATGAAAACTGCTGTGTATCCTTGTGGTGAGAAGGCTGGACCAGTAACAGAGAAACGTGCAAGCTTATAAAACTGGGAGTGATTTGCAATAGAATCGCTGCCTCAGAAAGTCTGCTGGACCCTGAAATAAGCCATATTCTAGTACATTTCTTACTTCATTGCTGCCAGCTGGTGGAagctctgctcagtgcagagctgtAGCTGCTAGCTGGGGAGCAGTCCCCAGCCCCTGTACGGTGttgaacagccccagctgagccctgggccCCAGACTCACAGACAAACGTTCTCCCAGGTACCAGGGCTACATCGGGGCCGCGCTGGTGCTGGGGGGAGTGGAC
The Serinus canaria isolate serCan28SL12 chromosome 17, serCan2020, whole genome shotgun sequence DNA segment above includes these coding regions:
- the PSMB7 gene encoding proteasome subunit beta type-7, which gives rise to MAAVSVLRAPAGGFSFDNCARNSLLEAELAQKGLRVPAPRKTGTTIAGVIFKDGVVLGADTRATEGMVVADKNCSKIHFISPNIYCCGAGTAADTEMTTQLISSNLELHSLSTGRLPRVVTANRMLKQMLFRYQGYIGAALVLGGVDVTGPHLYSIHPHGSTDKLPYVTMGSGSLAAMAVFEDKYKPDMEEEQAKQLVRDAIAAGIYNDLGSGSNIDICVISKSKLDFLRPYDVANRKGDRFGRYKCEKGTTAVLTENVAHLELEVVDETVQTMDTS